A single genomic interval of Spinacia oleracea cultivar Varoflay chromosome 6, BTI_SOV_V1, whole genome shotgun sequence harbors:
- the LOC110804871 gene encoding uncharacterized protein, whose amino-acid sequence MPTYSRFLKEILSGKRDCDVRETVNLTENCSAIILNQMPPKLKDPGSFSISCAIKKLEISNALCDLGYSVSLMPYSVFAKLEVGDLVSTNITLQLADRSVKYPLGKIENVPLRFGGFVIPVDFVFLDIDEDLHVPIILGRPF is encoded by the coding sequence ATGCCAACCTACTCAAGATTTCTTAAGGAAATCTTGAGTGGGAAGCGGGATTGCGACGTAAGGGAGACGGTGAACCTCACCGAAAATTGTAGTGCTATTATTCTTAACCAAATGCCACCCAAACTTAAAGACCCGGGTAGTTTCTCTATCTCTTGTGCTATTAAGAagcttgaaataagcaatgcctTGTGTGATTTGGGTTATAGTGTTAGTTTAATGCCTTATTCGGTGTTCGCCAAGCTTGAAGTTGGTGATCTTGTCTCAACCAACATTACATTGCAACTTGCCGACCGTTCGGTCAAATACCCTCTTGGCAAGATTGAGAATGTACCCTTGAGATTTGGTGGATTTGTGATCCCTGTAGATTTTGTGTTCCTAGACATAGATGAGGACTTGCATGTCCCCATTATTCTTGGTCGacctttttga